The nucleotide window GGCACCGTAGCCGACGTGATCACCGAAATTTTAGCCGACGGAGTGCCTCGCAGCCGCGAAGAAATCACCAAAGCAGTCCTCGATCAACGTCATGTGAAAACCATCACCATTTACCTCAATTTAAAAAACAAAAACCAATTCGCTCGCGTGGGACGAGACAAATACACCTTGTTGCGCTTCGCTTAGAAGCCCTCTACGCCCACTTGATGGAACAGCCCATGGAATGAATTTGTTCTTTTGAAGGAGCCTGCCCTTCCAAAAGCGCTTCCACCGCAGTTTTCAAACCCTCAAAAGCCCCGTGATAAGCCAAACAACGATCGGGACCATAGACAAAAATATCGGGCGTGCACGCCGCCTGATAAGCCTCCGCCGCACTTTGATCTTCATCGTATAAATAAGGGAAACTTTGCCCTTTTTCTTGGGCATAGTGCTTCATTTTTTCAAAAGAATCTTCAGGGTAAGCAGTGTTCGCTCCATTGGAATTGATCCCGAGCATTTGCACTTCCGAAGGAAAGTTTTTATCTAAAGTTACGAGCTCGGACCAAATTTTCTGCACATAAGGGCAGTGGTTGCACATAAAAATAAGCACCAGCACCTTGGCTGAAGCGTAATCCTCTAAAACATGCCATTTTCCATCAATGCCCTTGAGTTTGAAATCAGGAGCCGAGGAGCCCAAAGGAAGCGTTTTAGAGTGCAAAAGCACCATAACTCACAGGGATTAAAGCACTCGCCCATCCTACCAGAACCACAAGGATCATTGAAAGCAAGACACGTAAACCCACCTGCCGTGAAGCCAAAAAAAGAGCAATAAACCCCTTCGAGAGCGTATTGGTCATGACCACAATCAAAACCCCCATGGCCGCCATAGAATTGGAAATACTGCCATCCTGAGCCAAGTGTGTCATTGAAACCGTAATGGCATCCACATCAAAAGTTCCCGAGAAAAAAGCAGTCAAATAAAGCCCCAACTCACCAAAACTCACCGCAGCAAATTTGGAAGCAAAAAGTAAAACTGAAAAAAT belongs to Candidatus Peregrinibacteria bacterium and includes:
- a CDS encoding thioredoxin family protein, whose protein sequence is MVLLHSKTLPLGSSAPDFKLKGIDGKWHVLEDYASAKVLVLIFMCNHCPYVQKIWSELVTLDKNFPSEVQMLGINSNGANTAYPEDSFEKMKHYAQEKGQSFPYLYDEDQSAAEAYQAACTPDIFVYGPDRCLAYHGAFEGLKTAVEALLEGQAPSKEQIHSMGCSIKWA